From the genome of Candidatus Endomicrobium procryptotermitis:
AAACAGACAGCGGGGAATATTTTTTAATTTTTCATCATAAATGATTACTGTTGCAGCCGAGCTATCGACAATGTGGTAATTTTCAGAAATTTTTAAATTAAAATCTATGACGACTCTTACGGGATTTCTACCTTTGCCGTGCGATGTCAAACTAGGATTATCTTTTAAAGCGGTATTTGTTCCGACAAGCACGGCGTCATATACGCTTCTCAATTTATGCGTAAAATCTCTGGCTTTATCAGAAGTTATCCATTTCGAATCATAGGTATGCGCTGCGATTTTGCCATCAAGACTCATTGCGGCTTTTATTGAAACTTTTGGCTTTATTTTCAAATGCTTCAGATAATCTTTTAAAAGAATTTTTGCTTCACCGCTCAAAATTCCACAATATACTTTGACTCCGGACTTTTCAAGAACTTCTTTGCTTTTTGAAACGTTTGGGTCTTTTACGGCAAAAAATACTTGACTGATTCCCGCCTTTATTATCGACTGAGTACACGGTGGACGTTTTCCGTAACTGTTGCAAGGTTCCAAAGTGACATATAAGTCTGCACCTTTTGCTTTATCTCCCGCTTCGGTTAAAGCATTTATTTCCGCATGATTTCCACCAAAATATTCATGAAATCCCTTTGAAATTATTTTATTGTCTTTAACGATAACGCAGCCTACCATAGGATTCGGATAAACTTTGTTTTTTCCTTTTTTTGCCGCTTTTATCGCTTCCCGCATAAATATCGTCTTGTTCATAAAAATAAAAAACCCCGTAATTACAATTTCGGGGTAATGAAAAATTTATAATATTCTTCTTTTGTCCGGACTATACCGTCGGCATCCGAATTTCACGGATTCAGTCCACTTTTAAGCGGAGTCGCAGGCTTGAAACTTCATTTCTTTTTTAATGAAACCCTGTTTCTTTTACTGCCGGTAAGGATTCGGGAAACAAATTCCAAAGGGAACTTTGTTCCTTCACCTTCCCCGAAGACTTAATAATTAAACCATTTTTCATTTGCGATGTCAAATTTCAAAAATTTTACTGTTTCAATTTTTTACTTTCAATCAAATATAAGGGACGCTTTTTTGTCTCAGTAAAATTCTGCCGATATATCCCCCTAAAATGTCGATTGACACAAGCTTTGACGCCATTGCTATTTCTTTACCGCAGTTTCTCAATAAGTTGCTATAAGCGGTGTCTTTTTTTCTGGGATTTTTCTACAATCATTTTGAGCATACGGTCGATTAAGCCATCGTTTATAAA
Proteins encoded in this window:
- the ribD gene encoding bifunctional diaminohydroxyphosphoribosylaminopyrimidine deaminase/5-amino-6-(5-phosphoribosylamino)uracil reductase RibD, encoding MNKTIFMREAIKAAKKGKNKVYPNPMVGCVIVKDNKIISKGFHEYFGGNHAEINALTEAGDKAKGADLYVTLEPCNSYGKRPPCTQSIIKAGISQVFFAVKDPNVSKSKEVLEKSGVKVYCGILSGEAKILLKDYLKHLKIKPKVSIKAAMSLDGKIAAHTYDSKWITSDKARDFTHKLRSVYDAVLVGTNTALKDNPSLTSHGKGRNPVRVVIDFNLKISENYHIVDSSAATVIIYDEKLKNIPRCLFKKNIIFAPVNAEAARKDFKVIVEKLKSFGLRTVLIEGGGEIISSALFSAAVDDIFLFVAPKIIGGKNAPSVVGGIGVKKVSEALKFKNIKIMKIGTDFLFTGQIVR